The proteins below are encoded in one region of Archocentrus centrarchus isolate MPI-CPG fArcCen1 chromosome 13, fArcCen1, whole genome shotgun sequence:
- the serpinh1b gene encoding serpin H1b, which translates to MWMTNIVALCLLALVASAEDVKLSSHATTLADKSANLAFSLYHTMAKEKDTENIIISPVVVASSLGLVALGGKASTASQVKTVLSADKLKDEHLHAGLSELLSEVSNAKTRNTTWKINNRLYGPSSVSFADEFVKNSKKHYNYDHSKINFRDKRSAVNSINEWAAKSTGGKLPEVTKDVQNPDGAMIVNAMFFKPHWEEKFHDKMVDTRGFLVTRSFTVGVPMMHRTGLYDFYEDTENKLFVLNMPLGQKQASMILIMPYHLEPLERLEKLLTRKQVDTWLSKMENRAVAISLPKISVEVSHNLQKHLAELGLTEAVDKAKADLSNISGKKDLYLSSVFHASALELDIEGNPYDTSIFGTEKLRNPKLFYVDHPFIFLVKDNKTNSILYIGRVVKPKGDKMRDEL; encoded by the exons atgTGGATGACTAACATTGTAGCTCTTTGTCTGCTGGCCTTGGTGGCCTCTGCAGAGGATGTGAAGTTGAGCAGTCACGCCACCACGCTGGCTGATAAAAGCGCCAACTTGGCCTTCAG CCTCTACCACACCATGGCAAAGGAGAAAGACACAGAGAACATTATCATTTCTCCTGTGGTGGTGGCCTCCTCTCTGGGGCTCGTGGCTCTTGGTGGCAAAGCCTCCACTGCCTCCCAGGTGAAAACAGTCCTCAGTGCTGACAAACTCAAGGATGAGCATCTGCATGCAGGCCTGTCAGAGCTCCTCTCTGAG GTGAGCAATGCCAAGACGCGCAACACCACTTGGAAAATCAACAACCGCCTCTACGGCCCCAGCTCAGTCTCCTTCGCTGATGAGTTTGTGAAGAACAGCAAGAAGCACTACAACTACGACCACTCCAAAATAAACTTCAGGGACAAGAGGAGCGCAGTGAACTCCATCAATGAGTGGGCGGCCAAGTCCACAGGTGGCAAGCTGCCCGAGGTCACCAAGGATGTGCAAAACCCAGACGGAGCTATGATTGTCAACGCCATGTTCTTCAAGC CTCACTGGGAGGAGAAATTCCATGATAAAATGGTCGACACCCGTGGTTTCCTGGTTACTCGCTCGTTTACTGTTggagttcccatgatgcaccgtACAG GTCTTTATGATTTCtatgaggacacagagaacaaacTCTTTGTGCTGAACATGCCTCTGGGCCAGAAGCAGGCCTCCATGATCCTTATCATGCCCTATCACCTGGAGCCCCTGGAACGTCTGGAGAAGCTCTTGACAAGGAAGCAGGTAGACACTTGGCTCAGCAAGATGGAGAACAGAGCTGTAGCCATCTCCCTCCCTAAGATCTCTGTGGAAGTCAGCCACAACCTGCAG AAACACCTGGCTGAGCTGGGCCTGACAGAAGCTGTGGACAAAGCCAAGGCTGACCTGTCCAACATCTCTGGAAAGAAGGACCTCTATCTTTCCAGCGTCTTCCACGCATCAGCCCTGGAGCTGGACATTGAAGGAAACCCATATGACACGAGCATCTTTGGTACCGAAAAGCTGAGGAACCCCAAACTCTTTTATGTAGATCACCCCTTCATTTTCCTGGTGAAGGACAACAAGACCAACTCCATCCTGTACATCGGCAGAGTGGTTAAACCTAAAGGGGACAAAATGCGCGATGAGCTATAA